Proteins co-encoded in one Brassica rapa cultivar Chiifu-401-42 chromosome A02, CAAS_Brap_v3.01, whole genome shotgun sequence genomic window:
- the LOC103853110 gene encoding F-box protein At1g78100, whose translation MDAFDAIPDPVVIDILNKVRDVKTLIRCRSVSKRFNSLATESGSLLLQLDQIGESDSEKDSTITSFFRSLFKSVNGLFPIFSKPAKPARILTPVQILAGFNRIRNLDVEFYGGDFKLEKGAAVKWKAEFGESLKSCVIVAFRSATVNTSAIDGDAETDSEFVSGLKTRVVWTISALMAASTRHYQMRDLVKEHKEMETLTVRDRDGEGAVVMDAAGMKEYRETEARGDEKVSRERTVVPNVRMSMRNAPSLKLESGICLEAATLVVVRQSGVASDGDDAELATGAFGDCMYGEAVAALLKRRRNVLEMNSF comes from the exons ATGGATGCTTTTGATGCGATTCCTGATCCTGTGGTCATCGACATTCTGAACAAAGTCCGTGACGTCAAAACGCTGATACGATGTCGTTCCGTCTCGAAACGATTCAACTCGCTGGCCACTGAGTCAGGCTCGCTCCTTCTCCAACTCGATCAGATCGGAGAATCCGACTCCGAGAAAGATTCAACGATCACCAGCTTCTTCCGTTCACTGTTCAAATCTGTCAACGGTCTCTTCCCAATCTTCTCCAAACCCGCTAAACCGGCCAGAATCCTGACTCCGGTTCAGATTCTCGCCGGGTTTAACCGGATCCGGAACCTGGATGTGGAGTTTTACGGCGGAGATTTCAAGCTGGAGAAAGGCGCTGCCGTTAAGTGGAAGGCGGAGTTCGGGGAGAGTCTCAAGAGCTGCGTCATCGTCGCATTCCGTTCAGCGACGGTGAACACTTCAGCAATCGACGGCGACGCGGAGACCGATTCAGAGTTCGTCTCTGGTTTAAAGACGCGCGTGGTGTGGACGATCAGCGCGTTGATGGCGGCGTCCACGCGCCACTACCAGATGAGAGATTTGGTGAAGGAGCACAAGGAGATGGAGACGTTGACCGTGCGCGACAGAGATGGGGAAGGTGCGGTGGTGATGGATGCGGCGGGGATGAAAGAATACAGAGAGACGGAGGCGCGTGGGGATGAGAAAGTGTCGCGGGAACGCACGGTGGTTCCTAACGTGAGGATGAGTATGAGAAACGCGCCGTCGCTGAAGCTGGAGAGCGGGATTTGTTTAGAAGCGGCGACGCTCGTTGTCGTAAGGCAGAGTGGTGTGGCTTCCGATGGCGATGATGCTGAGCTGGCGACGGGGGCGTTCGGTGATTGTATGTACGGAGAAGCCGTTGCGGCTTTGCTCAAGCGTAG GAGAAATGTGTTAGAGATGAATTCTTTTTAG
- the LOC117131745 gene encoding zinc finger BED domain-containing protein DAYSLEEPER: MTDDGSSFDPNFTPLNTMDFESQRVLGVILAADEADDGSSDGAKKKQRKKRRLIQADDDEDDSDVEITPPPIQATTLRKQATCGTVRALKSKKPMLQVWKIHNWLQINEESDDEIIREMVIPMKEKFDKYWEEVSDLFAMTAVFDPRLKLPVVEYCLGRLDMSTRDAKMKNLRLKLETLFQSYDKKSKSTSPSADLDEPALDMDSFESLDILDWWKDNTHRFGDLPAMACDLLSIPITTVASESSFSIGSRVLNKYRSRLLPKNVQALICSRNWLKGFEAYEHEDEMDGEEEIVEVEEEET; this comes from the exons atgacaGATGATGGTTCAAGTTTCGATCCAAATTTCACACCGTTGAATACAATGGATTTTGAGAGCCAGCGAGTCCTTGGAGTTATTTTGGCAGCTGATGAGGCTGATGATGGTTCATCTGATGGAgcaaaaaagaagcaaagaaagaagagaaggcTTATTCaagctgatgatgatgaagatgatagtGATGTTGAAATCACTCCTCCACCAATACAAGCTACTACTCTGCGCAAACAAGCCACCTGCGGAACCGTGCGAGCCTTGAAATCAAAGAAACCAATGTTGCAG GTATGGAAGATCCATAATTGGCTGCAGATAAATGAGGAAAGCGATGATGAGATTATCCGAGAGATGGTGATACCGATGAAAGAGAAGTTCGATAAGTACTGGGAAGAAGTCAGTGATCTTTTTGCAATGACAGCTGTCTTTGATCCACGCTTGAAGCTTCCAGTTGTAGAGTATTGTTTAGGGAGACTTGACATGAGTACACGTGATGCGAAAATGAAGAACTTGCGTCTGAAGCTGGAAACTTTGTTTCAATCATACGACAAAAAATCAAAGTCAACATCACCTTCTGCAGATTTGGATGAACCTGCACTAGATATGGATAGCTTTGAAAGTTTGGATATTCTCGACTGGTGGAAAGATAATACTCACAGGTTTGGTGATTTGCCAGCAATGGCTTGTGATCTGCTTAGCATTCCGATCACAACAGTGGCTTCAGAATCCTCCTTTAGCATCGGTTCGAGAGTTCTGAACAAATACAGGAGCCGTCTACTTCCCAAAAATGTGCAGGCTCTGATATGTAGTAGGAATTGGCTAAAAGGATTCGAAGCTTATGAACATG AAGATGAAATGGATGGTGAAGAAGAGATAGTtgaagttgaagaagaagaaacttga
- the LOC103853111 gene encoding uncharacterized protein LOC103853111 has product MIKSRDGSRRSSTSSYPADLLVCFPSRVHLALTPKSICSPSRPSISISTTNHHPNHRRQLSKLSSGGGRGHGSPALWAKQASSKNMGGEEIAEPTSPKVTCAGQIKVRPRKRGGKGKNWQTVMEEIERIHSNKSKSKFLGLLTCLKNIKFDFRCFGDFRHADVITSDDDEEDEDDDEEENTKNVFSKWFMVLQEEESKSDDDKNIKKCVVDENADAEPAVPPSNALLLMRCRSAPAKSWLEERMQVKTEQDTKEEEVGVKKKNKKDLRSLMEEEKMELVLMSYDTDYYRLSSDIAKETWVVGGAQDPLSRSRSWKS; this is encoded by the exons aTGATCAAAAGCAGAGATGGAAGCAGAAGATCATCTACTTCAAGCTACCCTGCAGATTTGTTGGTTTGTTTCCCTTCAAGAGTCCACTTAGCTCTTACACCTAAATCCATTTGTAGCCCATCTCGTCCctccatctccatctccacCACCAACCATCATCCCAACCACCGTCGCCAGCTCAGCAAACTCTCCAGCGGCGGTGGAAGAGGACATGGGAGTCCTGCTTTGTGGGCTAAACAAGCAAGCAGTAAGAACATGGGCGGTGAGGAAATAGCCGAACCAACTTCACCTAAAGTCACTTGCGCCGGTCAGATCAAAGTCCGGCCAAGAAAACGCGGCGGCAAAGGAAAGAACTGGCAAACGGTGATGGAGGAGATAGAGAGGATACATAGCAATAAATCTAAGAGCAAGTTTCTTGGTTTATTGACTTGTCTAAAGAACATCAAGTTCGACTTCAGGTGTTTTGGTGATTTCAGACATGCTGATGTCATCACTAGCGACGACgatgaagaagacgaagatgatgatgaagaagagaatacAAAGAATGTTTTCTCCAAATGGTTTATGGTTTTACAAGAGGAAGAGAGTAAGAGCGACGACGACAAGAACATCAAGAAGTGCGTCGTTGATGAAAACGCAGACGCAGAACCGGCGGTTCCACCGTCGAACGCGCTTTTGTTGATGAGGTGTAGATCGGCTCCGGCGAAGAGTTGGTTAGAAGAGAGAATGCAAGTGAAAACAGAGCAAGATACCAAAGAAGAAGAGGTtggtgtgaagaagaagaataagaaggaTTTGAGATCACTAATGGAGGAAGAAAAGATGGagttagtgttgatgagttacgaTACCGATTATTACAGACTCTCTTCAGACATAGCTAAGGAAACTTGGGTTGTCGGAGGAGCTCAAGATCCTCTGTCTCGGAGTCGTAGCTGGAAAAGCTA A
- the LOC103853113 gene encoding tetracycline resistance protein, class B has protein sequence MKAETVTLILVNLAGIMERADESLLPGVYKEVGAALHTDPTGLGSLTLLRSMVQAVCYPLAAYMSMRHNRAHVIALGAFLWSAATFLVAFSSTFFQVAVSRALNGIGLALVAPAIQSLVADSTDDANRGSAFGWLQLTANLGSILGGLCSVLIAPLTFMGVPGWRVAFHIVGLISVIVGVLVRLFANDPHFVKDGVIVHRVSSKPFSSEVKDLVRESGTVVKIPSFQIIVAQGVTGSFPWSALSFAPMWLELIGFSHGKTAFLMGLFVAASSLGGLFGGKMGDYLSTRLPNSGRIILAQISSASAIPLAAILLLFLPDDPSTTAIHGLVLVLLGLFVSWNAPATNNPIFAEIVPEKSRTSVYALDKSFESILSSFAPPVVGILAQHVYGYKPIPQGSSRSAEIATDRENAASLAKALYTSIGIPMAACCFIYSFLYRTYPLDRERARMEAFIDSEMRELLPENSNIDIEFSQET, from the exons ATGAAGGCAGAGACGGTGACACTGATTCTGGTGAATCTAGCCGGAATTATGGAGAGAGCCGACGAGTCTCTACTCCCAGGTGTATACAAAGAGGTCGGTGCAGCTCTCCACACGGATCCAACCGGGCTCGGGTCGTTGACACTGTTGCGATCCATGGTTCAAGCCGTTTGCTATCCCTTAGCTGCTTACATGTCCATGCGACATAACCGAGCTCACGTCATTGCTCTCGGTGCTTTCCTCTGGTCCGCTGCTACTTTCCTTGTCGCTTTCTCTTCCACTTTCTTCCAG GTAGCAGTATCGAGAGCTCTGAATGGGATTGGTCTTGCCTTAGTGGCTCCAGCGATTCAGTCCCTTGTTGCTGACTCAACGGACGATGCTAACCGTGGCTCTGCTTTTGGATGGTTGCAACTCACAGCAAACCTCGGTTCGATCTTAGGCGGGCTCTGCTCTGTTTTGATTGCTCCATTAACCTTCATGGGTGTACCTGGTTGGAGAGTTGCTTTCCATATAGTAGGTTTGATCAGTGTTATAGTTGGTGTGTTAGTCAGACTTTTTGCCAACGACCCTCACTTTGTGAAGGATGGTGTTATTGTTCATCGAGTTTCAAGTAAACCTTTTTCCTCGGAGGTTAAGGATTTGGTCAGGGAAAGTGGTACTGTTGTAAAGATCCCTTCTTTTCAGATCATTGTTGCTCAGGGAGTGACCGGGTCGTTTCCTTGGTCTGCTCTATCTTTTGCACCTATGTGGTTGGAGCTCATCGGGTTCTCGCACGGGAAAACTGCATTCTTGATGGGTCTATTTGTGGCTGCGTCTTCTCTTGGTGGGTTATTTGGTGGGAAAATGGGAGATTATCTGTCGACACGTCTTCCTAACTCAGGAAGAATCATTCTTGCGCAGATCAGCTCAGCTTCAGCGATCCCGCTCGCTGCTATTCTCTTGTTGTTTTTACCTGACGATCCATCTACTACTGCGATCCATGGTCTGGTCTTAGTGCTATTGGGTCTGTTTGTTTCTTGGAACGCTCCTGCTACCAACAA CCCAATCTTCGCGGAGATTGTTCCAGAGAAGTCAAGAACAAGCGTCTACGCGCTAGACAAATCGTTCGAGTCCATCTTGTCATCGTTTGCACCTCCTGTAGTTGGAATCCTGGCGCAGCATGTCTATGGATATAAACCAATCCCTCAAGGTTCATCAAGATCAGCAGAGATCGCTACAGATAGAGAGAATGCTGCGTCGCTTGCGAAAGCTCTTTATACATCTATAGGCATCCCAATGGCGGCTTGCTGCTTCATCTACTCCTTTCTATACCGTACGTATCCTCTAGACAGAGAACGTGCTCGTATGGAGGCTTTTATAGATTCAGAGATGCGTGAACTGCTTCCGGAAAATTCAAATATAGATATCGAGTTTTCACAAGAAACCTAG
- the LOC103853112 gene encoding uncharacterized methyltransferase At1g78140, chloroplastic has translation MPMTVVPGRFTPAILSIGSRLPSFKYAARGVAVFVPRSAASISVETNSSVDSVVEKEKDILACPICYNSLALISKPNGLVGSAASGTQLQCNTCKKSYSGNETHLDLAVASGSNQYTEPMPLSTEIFRTPLVSFLYERGWRQNFIWGGFPGPEKEFEMAKDYLKPVFGGNIIDASCGSGMFSRLFARSELFSRVVALDYSENMLKQCYDFLNQEENLTNKEKVVLVRADIARLPFLSGSVDAVHAGAALHCWPSPSSAVAEISRVLRPGGVFVATTFIYDGPFSFIPFLKNLRQELMRYSGSHIFLSERELEDLCKAGGLVGFTRVRNGLFIMLSATKPSR, from the exons ATGCCGATGACGGTTGTTCCTGGTCGATTTACGCCGGCGATTCTCTCGATTGGTTCCCGTTTACCTTCCTTCAAGTACGCCGCTCGAGGAGTCGCTGTTTTCGTTCCCAGATCAGCCGCCTCCATCTCCGTCGAGACGAACTCGAGT GTGGATTCTGTtgtggagaaggagaaggacatTCTAGCTTGCCCCATATGCTATAACTCCTTAGCATTGATCAGCAAACCTAATGGATTAGT AGGATCTGCCGCCTCTGGTACTCAGTTACAATGCAATACATGTAAAAAGAGTTACTCGGGTAACGAGACGCATCTTGATTTGGCTGTTGCTAGTGGAAGCAACCAGTACACTGAACCAATGCCTCTTTCAACCGAGATATTCAG GACTCCGTTAGTTTCCTTCCTTTACGAGAGGGGTTGGCGTCAGAACTTCATATGGGGTGGTTTTCCAGGACCAGAGAAAGAG TTTGAAATGGCTAAAGACTACCTGAAGCCTGTTTTTGGCGGCAATATCATTGACGCCAGTTGCGGAAGTGGGATGTTCTCGAGACTATTCGCTAGAAGCGAGCTCTTTTCTCGGGTGGTCGCCCTTGATTACTCGGAGAATATGCTAAAACAGTGCTATGACTTCTTAAACCAAGAAGAAAACCTTACTAACAAAGA gaaAGTTGTTCTGGTCCGAGCAGACATAGCTAGACTCCCTTTTCTTTCGGGTTCAGTCGACGCAGTCCATGCTGGTGCTGCTTTGCATTGCTGGCCTTCGCCATCCTCAGCT GTTGCTGAGATAAGCCGTGTTCTTAGACCTGGTGGAGTATTTGTTGCCACCACCTTCATCTATGATGGCCCTTTCAGCTTTATCCCTTTCTTGAAGAATCTTCGCCAG GAACTAATGAGATACTCAGGTTCTCACATCTTTCTGAGTGAACGTGAGCTTGAAGATCTCTGCAAAGCCGGTGGACTCGTTGGCTTCACTCGTGTTAGAAACGGGCTATTCATAATGCTCTCCGCCACAAAACCCAGCAGATAA
- the LOC103853114 gene encoding uncharacterized protein LOC103853114 — protein MERTTPVRKPHTSTADLLTWSEVPPSDSPSSAARSAVRSHQPSDGVSKVVFGGQVTDEEVESLNKRKPCSEHKMKEITGSGIFTRNQEDDASELSSAPGGRVYQQALSGISHISFGEEEDLSPKKPITLPEVAKQRELSGTMESESASNLKKQLSDAKYKEISGQNIFAPPPEIKPRSGATRALALKDNFNLGAESQTSGEEDSSVKTAKKIYDKKFAELSGNDIFKGDGTSSCGEKQLSEAKLKEIGGNNIFADGKVESRDYLGGVRKPPGGETSIALV, from the exons atggaGAGAACCACTCCAGTGAGAAAGCCACACACATCCACCGCAGATCTACTCACTTGGTCGGAAGTTCCGCCGTCGGATTCTCCTTCCTCCGCCGCTCGCTCCGCCGTTCGATCCCACCAG CCATCTGATGGGGTTAGCAAAGTTGTCTTTGGAGGTCAAGTCACTGATGAAGAAGTTGAGAGCTTGAACAAAAG GAAGCCTTGCTCAGAACATAAGATGAAGGAGATAACTGGAAGTGGGATCTTTACTCGTAACCAAGAAGATGATGCTTCAGAGCTCTCTAGTGCTCCAGGTGGAAGGGTATATCAG CAAGCACTTAGTGGTATAAGCCATATATCATTTGGTGAAGAGGAGGACTTGTCTCCTAAAAAGCCTATTACTCTACCTGAGGTTGCTAAACAGCGAGAGCTAAGTGGGACAATGGAGAGCGAATCAGCTTCTAATCTGAAGAAGCAGCTCTCTGATGCTAAGTACAAAGAGATCAGTGGACAGAACATCTTCGCACCACCACCTGAGATCAAACCTCGGTCCGGAGCAACTCGTGCTTTAGCTCTTAAGGACAATTTCAACCTCGGAGCTGAATCTCAAACC TCTGGTGAAGAAGACTCTTCTGTGAAGACAGCGAAGAAGATTTATGACAAGAAGTTTGCAGAGCTCTCAGGGAATGATATATTCAAGGGAGATGGTACATCATCTTGTGGCGAAAAGCAGCTGAGTGAAGCCAAGCTAAAGGAGATAGGAGGGAACAACATATTCGCAGATGGGAAGGTGGAGTCTAGAGACTATCTAGGCGGTGTCCGTAAACCACCAGGTGGTGAGACAAGCATTGCTCTCGTTTAG
- the LOC103853117 gene encoding putative pumilio homolog 7, chloroplastic, with protein sequence MGEFREAYVSSSPLRTPSQSPNFSLLRQNYFHGDFSLNSSSDYSLSSSFSNGFSSSDDSSSSPFASPPFNGIIPIHNHATYHHHEPLLYKNHEKSVHGDDTGLCDDLYSMKITEETETHGGFSWLNNNQDSDQNINYNKRNMFGNQTHDSITNTRQFGWPSYSNSNVGNNSPYINGGGVREHSAYYRTMSTSDMSPLFCQGSEPFSLDHQRTKSFISDHGNTSLPNVCDVQGYVYLMAKDQHGCRFLQRIFDEGTPVDALVIFNEVIPHVVELMMDPFGNYLMQKLLDVCNEEQRTQIVLVATAEPGQLIRISLNAYGTRVVQRLVETIKTGKQVSLVKSALRPGFLDLIKDLNGNHVIQRCLQCLSTEDNKFIFDAATKFCTEIATHRHGCCVLQKCIAYSMRQQREKLIGEISRNSLLLAQDPFGNYAVQFVIELRIPSAVAMMLSQLKGHYVQLSMQKFSSHMVERCLMHCPESRPQIVRELVSVPHFDHLLQDPYANFVIQAALAATKGPLHASLVEVIRPHAILRNNPYCKRIFSRNLLKK encoded by the exons ATGGGTGAGTTTCGAGAAGCTTATGTCTCCTCGTCTCCTCTACGCACACCGTCGCAATCACCTAACTTCAGTCTTCTACGTCAAAACTACTTTCATGGAGATTTCTCTTTAAACTCGTCGTCGGATTATTCTCTGTCGAGTTCCTTCTCTAACGGGTTCTCTTCTTCCGATGACAGTTCTTCTTCTCCCTTCGCTTCACCTCCGTTCAACGGGATCATCCCTATCCACAACCACGCCACTTATCATCATCATGAGCCACTGCTTTATAAAAATCATGAGAAGAGTGTTCATGGTGATGATACGGGTCTATGCGACGATCTCTACAGCATGAAAATCACCGAGGAGACAGAAACTCACGGAGGCTTTTCATGGTTGAACAACAATCAAGATTCCGACCAAAACATAAACTACAACAAGAGAAACATGTTTGGGAACCAAACTCATGATTCCATAACCAACACTCGCCAGTTCGGTTGGCCTAGCTACTCAAACAGCAACGTTGGTAATAACAGTCCTTACATCAATGGAGGAGGAGTTAGAGAACATTCAGCTTACTACAGAACAATGTCAACATCAGACATGTCGCCATTGTTCTGCCAAGGCTCTGAACCATTTAGCTTGGATCATCAGAGAACCAAATCATTCATCTCTGACCATGGAAACACTAGTCTTCCTAACGTGTGTGACGTTCAGGGATATGTGTACTTGATGGCTAAAGACCAACACGGATGTAGATTCTTGCAGAGGATATTCGATGAAGGAACACCTGTTGACGCCTTGGTTATATTCAATGAGGTTATTCCTCATGTCGTTGAGCTTATGATGGATCCTTTTGGGAATTACTTGATGCAGAAGCTTTTAGATGTTTGTAATGAAGAACAAAGGACGCAGATTGTGCTTGTTGCTACTGCTGAGCCTGGTCAACTTATCAGGATATCTCTCAACGCATACgg TACTCGAGTTGTTCAGAGATTAGTGGAAACGATTAAGACAGGAAAACAAGTTTCTCTTGTGAAATCGGCGCTGAGACCTGGCTTTCTTGATTTGATCAAGGATTTAAATGGCAACCATGTGATTCAACGTTGCTTGCAATGCCTAAGCACTGAAGATAACAAG TTTATCTTTGACGCAGCGACAAAGTTCTGCACTGAAATCGCAACACATCGACATGGATGTTGTGTACTCCAAAAATGCATTGCTTATTCAATGAGACAACAACGAGAGAAGCTGATCGGTGAAATCTCTAGAAACAGTCTCCTACTTGCTCAAGACCCCTTTGG GAACTACGCAGTACAATTCGTTATAGAGCTGAGGATACCTTCCGCGGTAGCGATGATGTTGAGTCAGTTAAAAGGGCATTACGTACAACTTTCCATGCAGAAGTTTAGTAGCCACATGGTGGAAAGATGTCTCATGCATTGTCCCGAGAGTCGTCCACAGATAGTGCGTGAGCTTGTCTCAGTTCCTCACTTTGATCACCTTCTTCAAGACCCTTACGCTAATTTCGTCATCCAAGCCGCTCTTGCTGCCACTAAG GGTCCACTTCATGCTTCACTAGTGGAAGTCATAAGACCACATGCGATTCTGCGTAATAATCCTTATTGCAAAAGGATTTTCTCGAGGAATCTATTGAAGAAGTGA